In a genomic window of Methylovirgula sp. 4M-Z18:
- a CDS encoding ATP-binding cassette domain-containing protein, with translation MNNATPLLEVRNLAKHFGAVKALDSCSLLVRPGEVVALAGDNGAGKTTMIKAISGVYPPTAGEILIEGRTVAFSSPQDARAKGIETIYQDLALADNLTIGANIFLGREPMKRMFGFLPVLDRKAMAKAAENTMALLDFHVKRLDAPVSNFSGGQRQAVAIGRAVYWNAKILIMDEPTAALGVPEQRKVVALIQSLKAQGRGVIFISHNLQDIFAVSDRIVVLRRGIVAGERKISETNHDEVVKLMIGG, from the coding sequence ATGAATAACGCAACCCCGCTGCTCGAAGTTCGCAACCTTGCCAAGCACTTCGGTGCAGTCAAAGCGCTCGATAGTTGCTCCCTGCTCGTCAGGCCAGGCGAAGTGGTCGCGTTGGCCGGAGACAACGGAGCGGGCAAGACGACGATGATCAAGGCGATTTCGGGGGTCTATCCGCCGACGGCGGGGGAGATCCTGATCGAGGGCCGCACCGTCGCCTTTTCCTCGCCACAGGATGCCCGCGCGAAAGGTATCGAGACAATCTACCAAGATCTGGCGTTGGCCGACAATCTCACGATTGGCGCGAATATCTTTCTTGGCAGGGAGCCGATGAAGCGGATGTTCGGGTTTCTGCCCGTTCTCGATCGCAAAGCTATGGCCAAAGCCGCCGAGAACACGATGGCCCTTCTGGATTTCCATGTGAAGCGCCTCGACGCACCGGTCAGCAACTTTTCGGGTGGCCAGCGCCAAGCCGTGGCCATCGGCCGCGCCGTGTACTGGAATGCCAAGATCTTGATCATGGACGAGCCAACCGCGGCCCTTGGCGTGCCAGAGCAACGCAAGGTCGTCGCTCTCATTCAGTCGCTGAAGGCACAAGGGAGGGGCGTGATTTTCATCTCCCACAATCTGCAGGACATTTTCGCCGTCTCCGACCGCATTGTCGTACTTCGGCGTGGCATTGTCGCGGGAGAGCGCAAGATCTCAGAGACGAACCACGACGAGGTCGTGAAACTGATGATTGGCGGCTAG
- a CDS encoding ABC transporter permease subunit: MPKQQIVPPGTIPHVAPQADHADVRKSVVQRIAQLRAWLFLAALIIIFEIWARLDFGGTFVGSSFNWQSVAVFAVAPLLLAIGQTFVIISGGIDLSAGFIMGLAAVVAAHVTNIAGLYTPLEVAMIVGIFAAMLAAAVPGIINGLLISRLKVPPFIGTLGMYGVARGAAFLLAGGTTVPVKNSYFAELGNGRFFGFPDLVLVTIIFVLIMHYLLSQTRFGQHNYAVGANAQAARRAGIDIKSHLLRLYTLSAVCAGLGGALYAARFTAGAAQAGEPLLLDSVAAVVIGGASLFGGSGTIIGTVAGALVIAVIQYGLVFMNVEPFWQFIAVGIVIIISVLIDQAQRRFSGGKQDE; the protein is encoded by the coding sequence ATGCCAAAACAGCAGATCGTACCTCCCGGTACAATTCCACATGTTGCGCCCCAAGCGGATCATGCGGATGTGCGTAAAAGTGTCGTTCAGCGTATCGCCCAATTGCGCGCGTGGCTTTTCCTCGCGGCGCTCATCATCATATTTGAAATCTGGGCGCGTCTCGATTTTGGCGGAACTTTTGTCGGTTCCTCTTTCAACTGGCAGTCGGTGGCGGTTTTCGCAGTCGCCCCTCTGCTGCTCGCTATCGGGCAGACATTCGTCATCATTTCTGGCGGCATCGACCTGTCGGCGGGCTTCATCATGGGGCTTGCCGCCGTAGTCGCGGCACATGTCACGAACATCGCCGGCCTCTACACGCCGCTGGAAGTCGCCATGATTGTGGGCATTTTTGCAGCGATGCTCGCCGCCGCGGTGCCCGGCATCATTAACGGGCTTTTGATCTCACGACTCAAGGTGCCGCCCTTCATCGGAACGCTCGGCATGTATGGCGTGGCAAGAGGTGCCGCGTTTCTGTTGGCGGGCGGTACGACGGTTCCGGTTAAGAATTCTTATTTCGCCGAGCTCGGCAACGGGCGGTTCTTTGGCTTTCCCGACCTGGTTCTGGTTACTATCATTTTCGTCCTCATCATGCACTATTTGCTCAGCCAGACGCGTTTCGGCCAGCATAACTATGCCGTCGGCGCCAATGCGCAGGCTGCCCGCCGCGCCGGCATTGATATCAAGTCGCACCTTTTGCGCCTCTACACGCTTTCCGCGGTCTGCGCGGGGCTTGGTGGCGCACTCTATGCGGCGCGGTTCACTGCAGGCGCTGCCCAGGCCGGCGAGCCTCTGCTGCTCGACAGCGTTGCAGCCGTCGTCATCGGCGGTGCAAGCCTCTTCGGCGGCTCGGGCACAATCATCGGTACGGTCGCCGGCGCACTAGTGATTGCCGTCATTCAATACGGCCTGGTTTTCATGAACGTCGAGCCATTCTGGCAGTTCATTGCCGTTGGCATCGTCATCATCATCTCGGTGTTGATCGACCAGGCGCAGCGTCGGTTTAGCGGAGGAAAGCAGGATGAATAA
- a CDS encoding SDR family oxidoreductase — protein sequence MWGLQGKPVLVTGASGGIGGATVRRLVEAGAVVYASGRSVDALNTLAAETGCKTLPFDLASEESVRAALGGTDIWGVVNCGGFGGEIATPMETDIAVFDHVINVNARGALLVIKYASQSMIRNGRGGSIVNVSSQASLVALSGHISYGSSKAALDNITRVSALELGKYNIRVNSVNPTVVMTEMSEFYWGRPEIGGPFLKQMPLGRWATEDEIAVPIVFLLGDGASMITGVSLPIDGGFTAC from the coding sequence ATGTGGGGTCTTCAAGGAAAACCCGTGCTCGTCACCGGCGCAAGCGGCGGCATAGGCGGTGCAACCGTGCGCCGATTGGTCGAGGCGGGCGCTGTCGTTTATGCCAGCGGCCGCTCGGTCGACGCGCTGAACACGCTCGCAGCCGAAACGGGCTGCAAAACCTTGCCGTTTGACCTGGCATCGGAAGAGAGCGTTCGAGCGGCGCTTGGAGGAACCGACATTTGGGGCGTTGTCAATTGCGGTGGGTTTGGCGGCGAGATTGCCACGCCGATGGAAACCGACATCGCCGTTTTCGACCATGTGATCAATGTCAATGCGCGCGGCGCGTTGCTCGTCATCAAATATGCTTCCCAATCGATGATCCGCAACGGTAGGGGTGGGTCGATCGTCAACGTTTCGAGCCAAGCCTCTCTTGTGGCGCTGTCCGGTCATATTTCCTACGGCTCGTCCAAGGCAGCGCTCGACAACATCACTCGTGTTTCCGCGCTGGAGCTCGGCAAATACAATATCCGCGTGAACAGCGTGAACCCGACCGTCGTTATGACAGAAATGTCCGAATTCTACTGGGGCCGGCCAGAGATCGGTGGACCGTTCCTGAAACAAATGCCGCTCGGACGCTGGGCAACAGAAGATGAGATTGCGGTGCCGATCGTGTT